The following are encoded in a window of Halorarum salinum genomic DNA:
- a CDS encoding CapA family protein, whose protein sequence is MRHRIGFAGDVMLGRLVDEAQRRRPATAVWGDVLDRLRGLDGLFVNLECCLSTRGRPWRRTRRAFHFRADPDWAVPALAGAGVDCCALANNHVLDYEEEALRDTLDTLDEGGIARAGAGRTREEAFEPAAVTVNDLDVAFVSFTDNTSEYAAAEGSPGTAYVEIDADDEGTRTAVRGALARAAERDPDLLVASLHWGPNMVEEPPESFRAFAHWLIDEGADLIHGHSAHVFQGVEAYRGRPILYDAGDFVDDYAVDGRLRNDRSFLFVASVTDSGDLRELRLHPTEIYDYSVHEAGPDAAGWSRTRMRELSAAFGTSFERDGDALVLPLGG, encoded by the coding sequence ATGCGCCACCGGATCGGGTTCGCCGGCGACGTGATGCTCGGGCGCCTCGTCGACGAGGCCCAGCGGCGCCGACCCGCGACGGCGGTGTGGGGCGACGTGCTGGACCGGCTCCGCGGGCTCGACGGCCTGTTCGTCAACCTCGAGTGCTGCCTCTCGACGCGCGGCCGACCGTGGCGGCGGACCCGCCGGGCGTTCCACTTCCGCGCCGACCCCGACTGGGCGGTGCCGGCGCTCGCGGGCGCCGGCGTCGACTGCTGCGCGCTGGCGAACAACCACGTCCTCGACTACGAGGAGGAGGCGCTCCGCGACACGCTCGATACCCTCGACGAGGGAGGTATCGCCCGCGCCGGCGCCGGCCGGACGCGCGAGGAGGCGTTCGAACCGGCGGCGGTGACCGTGAACGACCTCGACGTGGCGTTCGTCTCGTTCACCGACAACACGTCCGAGTACGCCGCCGCCGAGGGCTCGCCCGGGACGGCCTACGTCGAGATCGACGCCGACGACGAGGGGACGCGGACGGCCGTCCGCGGGGCGCTCGCGCGAGCGGCCGAGCGCGATCCCGACCTCCTCGTCGCCTCGCTCCACTGGGGCCCGAACATGGTCGAGGAGCCGCCCGAGTCGTTTCGCGCGTTCGCGCACTGGCTAATCGACGAGGGGGCCGACCTGATCCACGGCCACAGCGCGCACGTGTTCCAGGGGGTCGAGGCGTACCGGGGGCGCCCGATCCTCTACGACGCGGGCGACTTCGTCGACGACTACGCGGTCGACGGTCGGCTTCGAAACGACCGGAGCTTCCTGTTCGTGGCGTCGGTGACCGACTCCGGCGACCTACGCGAACTCCGGTTGCATCCCACGGAGATCTACGACTACTCGGTCCACGAGGCCGGACCCGACGCGGCCGGGTGGAGCAGGACGCGGATGCGGGAGCTCTCGGCCGCCTTCGGCACCTCGTTCGAGCGCGACGGCGACGCGCTCGTCCTCCCGCTCGGGGGATGA
- a CDS encoding hydroxyacid dehydrogenase: MTETWRVLLPRSIDPVGPESIAEFADCTGMDEYGSVEDALDDVGRYDAAIVRVAELDADVLGRADRLKVIAKHGAGLDNVDVEAASERGVVVCNTPGVNAGSVAEHAVALLFGVHRNIRTADAHVRDGGWDRAAYAGHELAGDTVGLLGCGAIARETADLALGLGLDVHTYDPYIPDEQVPEGVDRLDDQSELFRRADAVSVHVPLTEGTHHSVSREELDALGPDGVLVNTSRGPVVDESALVAALERGDLGGAGLDVFEAEPPGADHPLYGRDDVLLTPHVGGVTDAALERMSRGAADNVRTVYEGGLPESTVNRDALEGDAHGRAASDRGVDR; encoded by the coding sequence ATGACCGAGACGTGGCGGGTGTTGCTCCCGCGGAGCATCGACCCGGTCGGCCCGGAGTCGATCGCGGAGTTCGCGGACTGCACGGGGATGGACGAGTACGGAAGCGTCGAGGACGCGCTCGACGACGTCGGCCGGTACGACGCGGCCATCGTCCGGGTCGCGGAGCTCGACGCGGACGTGCTCGGCCGGGCCGACCGGCTGAAGGTGATCGCCAAACACGGCGCCGGGCTCGACAACGTCGACGTGGAGGCGGCGTCCGAACGCGGGGTCGTCGTCTGCAACACCCCGGGCGTGAACGCGGGCTCCGTGGCCGAGCACGCGGTCGCGCTCCTGTTCGGGGTCCACCGGAACATCCGGACCGCGGACGCGCACGTCCGGGACGGCGGCTGGGACCGGGCCGCGTATGCCGGCCACGAACTCGCGGGCGACACGGTGGGGCTCCTCGGCTGTGGCGCCATCGCCCGCGAGACGGCCGACCTCGCGCTCGGACTGGGGCTGGACGTCCACACCTACGACCCGTACATCCCGGACGAGCAGGTCCCGGAGGGGGTCGACCGGCTCGACGACCAGTCCGAACTGTTCCGGCGGGCCGACGCGGTGAGCGTCCACGTCCCGCTCACCGAGGGGACACACCACAGCGTCTCGCGCGAGGAACTCGACGCGCTGGGCCCCGACGGCGTCCTGGTCAACACCTCCCGCGGCCCCGTGGTCGACGAGTCGGCGCTCGTCGCGGCGCTCGAGCGCGGGGACCTCGGCGGTGCCGGACTCGACGTGTTCGAGGCCGAGCCCCCGGGGGCGGACCACCCGCTCTACGGCCGCGACGACGTGCTGCTCACCCCGCACGTCGGCGGCGTCACCGACGCGGCGCTCGAACGGATGAGCCGGGGGGCCGCAGACAACGTCCGGACCGTGTACGAGGGCGGTCTGCCGGAATCGACGGTGAACCGCGATGCGCTGGAGGGCGACGCGCACGGCCGCGCGGCGTCGGACCGGGGGGTCGACCGGTGA
- a CDS encoding HpcH/HpaI aldolase family protein has product MNATNRLRRALERGDPVFGAGVATFSPTVIETFGDVGLDYAWLDLEHGGPSPYDSTAFEDLTRAADAAGIELLVRIPTPDPALVRKVLDAGVRTILVPRVETAEEVRRAVRASRFSYDGGVGDRGVGGASRTSRWGGEIDDHVEREDGEALVGVMIENERAVGNLESILSVPDLGFAFVGPADLSVSLGRPMEKGHPDVRDAAERTSEACLDAGVPVGCIRNDPAEARAAVEDGYRVLRVGGDLGPMRAELSRRLDGIGDL; this is encoded by the coding sequence GTGAACGCCACGAACCGCCTCCGGCGAGCGCTGGAGCGCGGCGATCCGGTCTTCGGGGCCGGCGTCGCCACCTTCTCCCCGACGGTGATCGAGACGTTCGGCGACGTCGGCCTCGACTACGCCTGGCTGGACTTGGAGCACGGCGGCCCCAGCCCGTACGACAGCACCGCCTTCGAGGACCTCACGCGGGCGGCCGACGCCGCCGGAATCGAACTCCTGGTCCGGATTCCGACCCCGGACCCGGCGCTCGTCCGGAAGGTGCTCGACGCGGGCGTGCGGACGATCCTGGTCCCGCGGGTCGAGACGGCCGAGGAGGTGCGTCGGGCCGTCAGGGCGTCGCGGTTCTCCTACGACGGGGGCGTGGGCGACCGGGGGGTCGGCGGCGCGAGCCGGACGAGCCGCTGGGGCGGCGAGATCGACGACCACGTCGAGCGCGAGGACGGCGAGGCGCTCGTCGGCGTCATGATCGAGAACGAACGGGCGGTGGGGAACCTGGAGTCGATCCTCTCGGTCCCGGACCTCGGGTTCGCCTTCGTCGGCCCCGCGGACCTCTCGGTGTCGCTCGGCCGCCCGATGGAGAAGGGCCACCCCGACGTCCGCGACGCGGCCGAGCGGACGAGCGAGGCGTGTCTCGACGCCGGGGTCCCCGTCGGGTGCATCCGGAACGACCCCGCGGAGGCGCGCGCTGCCGTCGAAGACGGCTACCGGGTGCTCCGCGTCGGCGGCGACCTCGGGCCGATGCGGGCCGAACTGTCGCGGCGCCTCGACGGGATCGGGGACCTCTGA
- a CDS encoding 4-carboxy-4-hydroxy-2-oxoadipate aldolase/oxaloacetate decarboxylase, which yields MSDATYTVVEAVERPPESLVEEFRGLASSDVHEAMGKRGAMSPEITPATGNVALCGTAVTVSLPPGDNAGVHLASSIADPGDVLVVEAETDRAATWGELTTRNAMNAGIEGVVSGGNVRDVDGIDELGFAVFSRSVGQNGAVKQRPGSVNVPVGVGGVVVTPGDLVIGDADGVTVVPRERAAAVLEAAREKEAAEAELRRRMDEGEELPDLIGVGDLLEGDDVERVRGPVDYAGNRAEGG from the coding sequence ATGAGCGACGCCACCTACACGGTCGTCGAGGCGGTGGAACGGCCGCCCGAATCGCTGGTCGAGGAGTTCCGGGGGCTCGCGTCCTCGGACGTCCACGAGGCGATGGGCAAGCGCGGCGCGATGAGCCCGGAGATAACCCCGGCGACGGGGAACGTCGCCCTCTGTGGCACCGCGGTCACCGTCTCGTTGCCGCCCGGCGACAACGCGGGGGTCCACCTCGCCTCCTCGATCGCCGACCCCGGCGACGTCCTCGTCGTCGAGGCCGAGACCGACCGGGCGGCGACGTGGGGGGAGTTGACCACGCGGAACGCGATGAACGCGGGGATCGAGGGCGTCGTCTCCGGCGGGAACGTCCGCGACGTGGACGGGATCGACGAGCTGGGGTTCGCGGTGTTCAGCCGGTCGGTGGGCCAGAACGGCGCCGTCAAGCAGCGGCCGGGGTCGGTCAACGTCCCCGTCGGCGTCGGCGGCGTCGTCGTGACGCCGGGCGACCTCGTGATCGGTGACGCCGACGGCGTCACGGTCGTCCCCCGCGAACGGGCGGCGGCGGTCCTGGAGGCGGCACGCGAGAAGGAGGCGGCCGAGGCCGAACTCCGCCGGCGGATGGACGAGGGCGAGGAGCTCCCCGACCTCATCGGCGTCGGGGACCTCCTCGAGGGGGACGACGTCGAGCGCGTCCGGGGTCCGGTCGACTACGCCGGGAACCGGGCCGAGGGGGGCTGA
- a CDS encoding Rieske (2Fe-2S) protein yields MAAEDDPDADETGTNDPDPAEGDLDTSELTRVADLDAFEDVDRIIVDVEGREIAVFAVDGEFHAVSNYCVHQGGPVCEGMLSGGLSVEDPANADDRAELDYSYADRLVSCPWHGWEFDVVTGEHLARPKYRLPTYDVVVDDGAVYLDA; encoded by the coding sequence ATGGCCGCCGAGGACGACCCCGACGCGGACGAAACCGGCACGAACGATCCCGACCCGGCCGAGGGCGACCTCGACACGAGCGAGTTGACCCGCGTCGCGGACCTGGACGCGTTCGAGGACGTCGACCGGATCATCGTCGACGTCGAGGGGCGCGAGATCGCCGTGTTCGCCGTCGACGGCGAGTTCCACGCGGTGTCGAACTACTGCGTCCACCAGGGCGGGCCCGTCTGTGAGGGGATGCTCTCCGGTGGGCTCTCCGTCGAGGACCCCGCGAACGCCGACGACCGGGCCGAGCTGGACTACAGCTACGCGGATCGGCTCGTCTCCTGTCCGTGGCACGGGTGGGAGTTCGACGTCGTGACCGGCGAACATCTCGCGCGGCCGAAGTACCGCCTCCCCACCTACGACGTCGTCGTCGACGACGGCGCGGTGTACCTGGACGCATGA
- a CDS encoding amidohydrolase family protein, which produces MAETDPRRLESTADVETVVDCDVHLTERQSDFLPYLPEPFGEMLARGEGDDYGYLSQLYPVPGFLTPVTTGKVQSDSVRSSEDVVRGMEMLDTDRSIITPTQNLYLSCVQHDDLAAALATAYNDWLLDEILDPDRGLYGAAVVAPQKPERAAEEIDDRADEDGIAAAFVPSGGVHPPLGNERYDPIYAAAETNDLPVMMHNAAGTMMMNFPFQFSGFDRYLSTHVPAHAMQHMVNLSDMITQGVPEQFDVEFVVQEAGLGWVPYFARRFDHEYSAKREDAPMLTKPPGEYIRDQFYFTSQPVEGTDDPKYVASMVELMGGEETLLFASDYPHLDFDHSDELLSLLRSKFTDDEIGNIYGGTALGVFDF; this is translated from the coding sequence ATGGCCGAGACGGATCCCAGGCGGCTAGAATCGACTGCGGACGTCGAAACGGTCGTCGACTGCGACGTTCACCTGACCGAGCGGCAGTCCGACTTCCTCCCGTACCTCCCGGAGCCGTTCGGCGAGATGCTCGCGCGGGGCGAGGGGGACGACTACGGCTATCTCAGCCAGCTCTACCCGGTTCCGGGCTTTCTCACGCCGGTGACGACGGGGAAGGTCCAGTCCGACAGCGTCCGGTCGAGCGAGGACGTCGTCCGGGGGATGGAGATGCTCGACACCGACCGCTCGATCATCACGCCGACCCAGAACCTCTACCTCTCCTGCGTCCAGCACGACGACCTCGCCGCCGCGCTCGCGACGGCGTACAACGACTGGCTCCTCGACGAGATCCTCGACCCCGACCGTGGGCTGTACGGCGCCGCCGTCGTCGCCCCGCAGAAGCCCGAGAGGGCGGCCGAGGAGATCGACGACCGCGCCGACGAGGACGGCATCGCCGCCGCGTTCGTCCCCAGCGGGGGCGTCCACCCGCCGCTCGGGAACGAGCGCTACGACCCCATCTACGCCGCAGCCGAGACGAACGACCTCCCCGTGATGATGCACAACGCGGCGGGGACCATGATGATGAACTTCCCGTTCCAGTTCTCCGGGTTCGACCGCTACCTGAGCACGCACGTCCCGGCCCACGCGATGCAGCACATGGTCAACCTGTCGGACATGATCACGCAGGGGGTCCCCGAGCAGTTCGACGTCGAGTTCGTGGTCCAGGAGGCCGGACTCGGCTGGGTCCCGTACTTCGCCCGGCGGTTCGACCACGAGTACTCCGCGAAGCGCGAGGACGCGCCGATGCTCACCAAGCCGCCCGGCGAGTACATCCGGGACCAGTTCTACTTCACCTCACAGCCCGTCGAGGGGACCGACGACCCGAAGTACGTCGCGTCGATGGTCGAACTGATGGGCGGCGAGGAGACGCTGCTTTTCGCCTCCGACTACCCGCACCTGGACTTCGACCACTCGGACGAGCTGCTCTCGCTTCTCCGGAGCAAGTTCACGGACGACGAGATCGGGAACATCTACGGCGGGACCGCGCTGGGGGTGTTCGACTTCTGA
- a CDS encoding IclR family transcriptional regulator, with protein sequence MATSDSLKTTATSVEIVLALRDLDGATLTELSEHLGRPKSTLHRHLSTLAEYDFVSADGGVYDVGFRFLELGEHTLERREAYRLAESPVRDLARETGERAQFVVEEHGEGVYLHVETGERAVRTGLSVGRRIPLHSTAAGKVVLAHLPEERIDEVIEGTGLPPLTDGTITDGDELRAELDRVADRGYAFNREENIEGLRAVAGPVTDGDEGLVGVLSVSGPSNRLKGEWYESELPDLVLGSANELELRIAYA encoded by the coding sequence ATGGCCACATCGGACAGCCTGAAGACCACCGCGACGTCCGTCGAGATCGTTCTCGCGTTACGGGACCTGGACGGGGCGACCCTGACGGAGTTGAGCGAACACCTCGGGAGGCCGAAGAGCACGCTGCACCGCCACCTCTCGACGCTCGCCGAGTACGACTTCGTCAGTGCCGACGGCGGCGTCTACGACGTCGGCTTCCGGTTCCTCGAACTGGGGGAACACACGCTCGAGCGGCGTGAAGCCTACCGGCTGGCCGAATCCCCGGTGCGCGATCTCGCACGCGAGACGGGCGAGCGGGCGCAGTTCGTCGTCGAGGAGCACGGCGAGGGCGTCTACCTCCACGTCGAGACGGGCGAACGCGCGGTCCGAACGGGGCTCTCGGTCGGCCGTCGCATCCCGCTCCACTCGACGGCCGCCGGGAAGGTCGTCCTCGCGCACCTGCCGGAGGAGCGGATCGACGAGGTGATCGAGGGGACGGGGCTCCCGCCGCTGACCGACGGGACGATCACCGACGGCGACGAACTGCGGGCGGAACTCGACCGGGTCGCGGACCGGGGGTACGCGTTCAACAGGGAGGAGAACATCGAGGGGCTCCGCGCGGTCGCCGGCCCGGTGACGGACGGAGACGAGGGGCTCGTCGGCGTGCTCAGCGTCTCCGGGCCGTCGAACCGGCTGAAGGGCGAGTGGTACGAGTCGGAGCTGCCGGACCTCGTGCTCGGCTCCGCGAACGAACTCGAACTGCGGATCGCGTACGCCTAG
- a CDS encoding HpcH/HpaI aldolase family protein — protein MSGDHLRGQLHDGETALGTLQIFDSPQVAESIGVAGMDFVVFDQEHGPLTAETTLPLTMAAERGGAAPLVRVRRNSPAEIQRALDVGAGVQIPQIESASDAERAVSAARFDPVGSRGLSQYVRAGGYVGGPEYTDRQNEEQPVVLQVEGERGVENVDEILAVDGFDVLFLGPYDLSQSFGVPGEIRHERVQEAMKHVVERAEATGTVVGAFADDVGIARELVDLGVQYVMLSVDAPIFVDAVRDSVAEITR, from the coding sequence ATGAGCGGGGATCACCTCCGTGGGCAGTTGCACGACGGCGAAACGGCACTCGGTACGCTCCAGATATTCGACTCGCCACAGGTCGCCGAGAGCATCGGCGTCGCGGGGATGGACTTCGTGGTGTTCGATCAGGAACACGGACCACTGACCGCCGAAACGACGCTCCCGCTCACGATGGCGGCCGAACGGGGTGGAGCCGCCCCCCTGGTCCGCGTTAGACGCAACTCCCCGGCGGAGATCCAGCGGGCGCTCGACGTCGGTGCGGGGGTGCAGATCCCGCAGATAGAGTCCGCGTCGGACGCGGAGCGGGCCGTGTCGGCCGCGCGGTTCGACCCCGTCGGGAGTCGAGGACTCTCCCAGTACGTTCGGGCCGGCGGCTACGTCGGGGGGCCCGAGTACACGGACCGGCAAAACGAGGAGCAGCCGGTCGTTCTCCAGGTCGAGGGCGAACGCGGGGTGGAGAACGTCGACGAGATACTCGCGGTGGACGGGTTCGACGTGCTGTTCCTGGGGCCGTACGACCTCTCGCAGTCGTTCGGCGTCCCCGGCGAGATCCGGCACGAACGGGTCCAGGAGGCGATGAAACACGTCGTCGAACGGGCCGAAGCCACCGGGACCGTCGTCGGGGCGTTCGCCGACGACGTCGGGATCGCTCGGGAACTGGTCGACCTCGGGGTGCAGTACGTGATGCTCTCGGTCGACGCGCCGATCTTCGTCGACGCCGTCCGCGACTCCGTGGCGGAGATCACCCGGTAG